One genomic region from Streptomyces sp. NBC_01304 encodes:
- a CDS encoding glycosyltransferase, with amino-acid sequence MGKSGTPAPPVGIVSPPTDEEMYAYLGPQRRWVLICMSASYVFGAVTLFLFALRAPALWGFMVILGLNSVAWILASLDGQSKRRLSKESHLALVEGWAPSVRSSIDIFLPSCGEPLDVLRNTFHHVSRLEWDGKLRVWVLDDSGSPEVALLADEFGFEYRSRPNRGHLKKAGNLNYGLQHCDGEFVTIFDADFCPRPDFLHHLMPYFDDPGTGIVQSPHCFDTGPGQSWLERASGAWQEIFFRWLMPSRDADGASICCGSCAVYRRSALNITDGFAKLSHSEDMYTSIAMKQSGFSTRYVPVQLAKGLSPDTLSAAVNQQYRWCMGNLQLMVNRDFYRMKMPWRARAAYFSGFANYIAGAINIFMLPLPMAIMYWFSPMDIRAWHVLPLLVPAWVFLVLLPSVATTRWRFEALRGTTLFSVAHGVAFLHLLKGRHSEWVPTGAAAKRNPLAHTVSKIALIWFSLINVVLCGGAIYAAVDGGVLHVWGSLVFVASYLAITVPLIREALLTLRPSLGPVVKLLPAPRHLARTLAVPVESPSTSSTRTSIRHAESTHQTPRCRPPGNGRSLTTGPSPSKESA; translated from the coding sequence ATGGGTAAGAGCGGAACACCGGCGCCGCCCGTCGGCATCGTCTCGCCGCCGACGGACGAGGAAATGTACGCCTACCTCGGGCCGCAGCGACGCTGGGTGCTCATATGCATGTCCGCCTCCTATGTGTTCGGGGCCGTCACGCTGTTCCTGTTCGCGCTGCGGGCGCCGGCGCTGTGGGGCTTCATGGTGATCCTGGGCCTCAACAGCGTCGCCTGGATCCTGGCGTCCCTGGACGGGCAGAGCAAGCGGCGCCTTTCCAAGGAGAGCCACCTGGCGCTCGTGGAAGGGTGGGCGCCGAGCGTCAGGTCGAGCATCGACATCTTCCTGCCCTCGTGCGGCGAACCCCTCGACGTACTGCGCAACACCTTTCACCACGTCTCGCGGCTGGAGTGGGACGGGAAGCTGCGGGTGTGGGTCCTCGACGACTCCGGATCGCCCGAAGTGGCCTTGCTCGCCGACGAGTTCGGCTTCGAGTACCGCAGCCGCCCGAACCGCGGACACCTGAAGAAGGCGGGCAACCTCAACTACGGCCTGCAGCACTGTGACGGGGAATTCGTCACGATCTTCGACGCCGACTTCTGCCCCCGGCCGGACTTCCTGCACCACCTCATGCCGTACTTCGACGACCCGGGCACCGGGATCGTGCAGAGCCCGCACTGCTTCGACACCGGGCCCGGACAGAGCTGGCTCGAGCGGGCGTCCGGCGCCTGGCAGGAGATCTTCTTCCGCTGGCTGATGCCTTCGCGCGACGCCGACGGAGCCTCCATCTGCTGCGGCTCCTGCGCCGTCTACCGCCGCTCCGCGCTGAACATCACCGACGGCTTCGCCAAGCTCTCGCACAGCGAGGACATGTACACCAGCATCGCGATGAAGCAGAGCGGCTTCAGCACCCGGTACGTTCCCGTACAGCTGGCCAAGGGCCTCTCCCCGGACACGCTGTCGGCCGCGGTCAATCAGCAGTACCGCTGGTGCATGGGCAATCTGCAGCTCATGGTGAACCGGGACTTCTACCGGATGAAGATGCCGTGGCGGGCGCGGGCCGCCTACTTCAGCGGATTCGCCAACTACATCGCCGGCGCCATCAACATCTTCATGCTGCCGCTGCCCATGGCGATCATGTACTGGTTCTCGCCCATGGACATCCGGGCCTGGCACGTCCTGCCGCTGCTCGTGCCCGCCTGGGTGTTCCTCGTGCTGCTGCCGTCGGTGGCCACGACCCGCTGGCGCTTCGAAGCACTGCGCGGAACAACGCTGTTCAGCGTCGCCCACGGGGTCGCGTTCCTGCACCTGCTGAAGGGTCGGCACAGCGAATGGGTGCCCACCGGCGCGGCGGCGAAGCGCAATCCCCTCGCCCACACGGTCAGCAAGATCGCTCTCATCTGGTTCTCGCTGATCAACGTGGTGCTCTGCGGCGGCGCGATCTATGCGGCGGTCGACGGAGGCGTGCTGCACGTCTGGGGATCGCTGGTCTTCGTGGCCTCCTATCTCGCCATCACGGTGCCTCTGATCCGCGAGGCGCTGCTCACCCTCCGCCCGTCCCTAGGGCCTGTCGTCAAACTCCTGCCTGCCCCGCGACACCTGGCACGCACTCTCGCCGTACCGGTTGAAAGCCCAAGTACGTCCAGTACGAGGACTTCCATCCGGCACGCCGAGAGCACGCACCAGACGCCGCGGTGCCGCCCTCCGGGCAACGGCAGGAGTTTGACGACAGGCCCTAGCCCTTCCAAGGAGTCAGCGTGA
- a CDS encoding glycoside hydrolase family 26 protein: protein MKYLRTTVVSLAAGALLLGVAGCGASSHDGADGSAALNAGSVSSQAYDIKPLLHPEKKYLGMAADGVPQSLKPVDAFAETASKKPNLVTYFVAWGTDFNSQQAKDIWAKGAMPFINWEPFNTSLADIAAGKSDGYIRQYAKAVRELNIPVGLTFGHEMNGDWYPWGASKSTAKDFVAAWKHVHDLFQDQKATNVIWTWSANNITPAPDVKLKPYWPGDDYVDWVGVVGYYVRNGPHTFNTLYGPTMDQIRTFTKKPFIIPETAAEPGARQQADINDLFQGVAAHNDVVGLIWFNLNKESDWRIDSGPQTEHSFRTNAANDAFGFDPSGLH from the coding sequence ATGAAATACCTGCGCACCACTGTTGTCTCCCTGGCAGCGGGAGCCCTGCTCCTGGGTGTCGCCGGCTGCGGCGCCTCCTCGCATGACGGCGCCGACGGGTCCGCCGCGCTCAACGCCGGATCAGTGAGCTCGCAGGCGTACGACATCAAGCCGCTGCTTCACCCCGAGAAGAAATACCTCGGGATGGCGGCCGACGGCGTCCCGCAGTCGCTGAAGCCCGTCGACGCATTCGCCGAGACGGCGAGCAAGAAGCCCAACCTCGTCACGTACTTCGTCGCCTGGGGCACGGACTTCAACTCCCAGCAGGCCAAGGACATCTGGGCCAAGGGCGCCATGCCCTTCATCAACTGGGAGCCGTTCAACACGTCGCTCGCCGACATCGCGGCGGGCAAGAGCGACGGATACATCCGCCAGTACGCCAAGGCCGTACGCGAGTTGAACATCCCGGTCGGCCTCACCTTCGGGCACGAGATGAACGGCGACTGGTACCCGTGGGGTGCCTCGAAGTCCACCGCCAAGGACTTCGTCGCGGCCTGGAAGCACGTCCACGACCTCTTCCAGGACCAGAAGGCCACCAATGTCATTTGGACCTGGAGCGCGAACAACATCACCCCGGCGCCGGACGTCAAGCTGAAGCCGTACTGGCCCGGCGACGACTACGTGGACTGGGTCGGCGTCGTCGGCTACTACGTGAGGAACGGCCCCCACACCTTCAACACGCTCTACGGCCCGACGATGGACCAGATCCGCACCTTCACCAAGAAGCCGTTCATCATCCCCGAGACGGCGGCCGAACCGGGCGCCCGCCAACAGGCCGACATCAACGACCTGTTCCAGGGCGTCGCGGCGCACAACGACGTGGTCGGACTCATCTGGTTCAACCTGAACAAGGAGTCGGACTGGCGCATCGACAGCGGGCCGCAGACCGAGCACTCCTTCCGCACGAACGCCGCGAACGACGCGTTCGGCTTCGACCCGAGCGGCCTCCACTGA
- a CDS encoding helix-turn-helix transcriptional regulator, which yields MKRTARLYALVEELRAAAPRPLTVAALASRFEVGARTVQRDLQALMETGVPVRSQSGRGGGWSIDPQMTLPPIHFTADEAAALTAALAAAGAATPYAGAARTAAQKIVASMAGPASAAAQELAARIVALQTHGDAAVRTAVERALAEGRVLRLSYNDAAGRTSERVVEPAGLLTAEGRWYLIAWCRTRRAGRGFRLDRIAAAAPTGERAQPHDLGELLVGSAGAGAVRPTVLGSLTAPPVTP from the coding sequence ATGAAGCGAACTGCCCGGCTGTACGCGCTGGTCGAAGAGCTGCGCGCGGCAGCGCCACGGCCGCTGACGGTCGCGGCGCTCGCCTCGCGGTTCGAGGTCGGCGCCCGCACCGTACAGCGCGATCTGCAGGCGCTGATGGAGACCGGTGTGCCGGTGCGCTCCCAATCCGGGCGCGGCGGCGGCTGGTCGATCGACCCGCAGATGACCCTGCCGCCGATCCATTTCACCGCCGACGAGGCCGCGGCACTGACCGCCGCGCTCGCCGCCGCCGGCGCCGCCACCCCCTACGCGGGCGCGGCCCGCACGGCCGCGCAGAAGATCGTGGCCTCGATGGCGGGACCCGCCTCGGCGGCGGCCCAGGAACTCGCCGCGCGGATCGTCGCCCTGCAGACGCACGGCGACGCGGCGGTCCGTACCGCGGTCGAACGGGCCCTGGCCGAGGGCAGGGTGCTGCGGCTGTCCTACAACGACGCCGCAGGGCGGACGAGCGAGCGGGTCGTGGAGCCGGCCGGACTGCTCACCGCCGAAGGCCGCTGGTACCTCATCGCCTGGTGCCGCACCCGCCGGGCCGGCCGGGGCTTCCGCCTCGACCGGATCGCGGCAGCGGCGCCGACCGGTGAACGCGCACAGCCCCACGACCTCGGCGAACTCCTCGTCGGCTCGGCCGGCGCCGGTGCCGTACGACCGACCGTGCTGGGCTCACTTACAGCTCCACCCGTGACCCCGTGA
- a CDS encoding acyltransferase family protein, translating to MKFRTDIEGLRAVAVLAVVGFHVGIPYFAGGYTGVDVFFVISGFLITGLLLKEIRETGRVRIANFYARRARRILPSAAVVLIVTLAASWLILPPLRRPDVAWDAITSAFSAANWRFIAHNTDYMAAGQSQSPLLHFWSLAVEEQFYLLLAPLLWLLARTFKRLIGPVLVLVTAASFVLSLYWTQLNQPLAYMASPTRAWQFGLGGLLALVAWAPRGKLTSHALGVLGGGAIIASVVLFTSKTPFPGWAAALPTLGAVAVIAAGPSGVVGRLLSAKPMRRLGQLSFAWYLWHFPVLTLADAWAGQLSWPVKAVVAVAALLPAWLTMKFVEQPLRYARALKDGARPSLNLGLAATVFPVVIALAVGSGSLREMTTDLTNLQLVGAKSGSHLITDPVGGPVPSPLKASADYPKSGDCEVRPDGTTSPACLFGDTGAKGRVVLFGDSHADEWFPVAKDIARQHDWALEDLTKMGCPPAQMSVFNPQLGRTYTECDAWRDNALKRIAAGPKPKMIIVGSLNMYGPSPQALADAWKPTLDALTATGAPVVYLRDNPKPDKDIPACVSGANDPSACDFPAAQALRPDLIADHPPKGVHVVDVDDVLCPPGTMCPAVKDGVLLYRDDSHLTNTAAALLAPRIEDQIRRLHVLK from the coding sequence ATGAAATTCAGAACAGACATCGAGGGCCTGCGCGCCGTTGCCGTCCTCGCAGTCGTCGGCTTCCACGTCGGCATCCCGTACTTCGCCGGCGGCTACACCGGAGTGGACGTCTTCTTCGTCATCTCCGGCTTCCTGATCACCGGTCTGCTGCTCAAGGAGATACGGGAGACCGGGCGCGTACGCATCGCGAACTTCTATGCCCGCCGCGCCCGGCGCATCCTGCCCTCGGCCGCCGTCGTCCTCATCGTGACGCTGGCCGCGAGCTGGCTGATCCTGCCGCCGCTGCGCCGCCCCGACGTGGCCTGGGACGCCATCACCTCGGCCTTCAGCGCCGCCAACTGGCGGTTCATCGCGCACAACACCGACTACATGGCGGCCGGGCAGAGCCAGAGCCCGCTGCTGCACTTCTGGTCGCTGGCCGTGGAAGAGCAGTTCTATCTGCTGCTCGCCCCGCTGCTGTGGCTCCTGGCCCGCACCTTCAAGCGCCTCATCGGCCCCGTGCTGGTCCTGGTGACCGCGGCGTCGTTCGTGCTCAGCCTGTACTGGACCCAGCTCAACCAGCCCCTCGCCTATATGGCCTCACCCACCAGGGCCTGGCAGTTCGGGCTCGGCGGGCTGCTCGCCCTGGTCGCCTGGGCGCCGCGCGGGAAGCTCACCTCGCACGCCCTTGGCGTGCTCGGCGGGGGCGCCATCATCGCGTCCGTCGTCCTGTTCACCTCCAAGACGCCGTTCCCCGGCTGGGCCGCGGCACTGCCCACGCTGGGCGCGGTCGCCGTGATCGCGGCCGGCCCCTCCGGAGTCGTCGGCCGGCTGCTCTCGGCCAAGCCGATGCGCAGGCTCGGACAGCTCTCCTTCGCCTGGTACCTGTGGCACTTCCCGGTGCTCACGCTGGCCGACGCCTGGGCCGGACAGCTGTCCTGGCCGGTCAAGGCCGTCGTGGCCGTGGCGGCCCTGCTGCCCGCATGGCTGACGATGAAGTTCGTCGAGCAGCCGCTGCGCTATGCGCGCGCACTCAAGGACGGCGCCCGCCCCAGCCTCAATCTGGGACTCGCCGCCACGGTCTTCCCGGTCGTCATCGCCCTGGCGGTCGGCAGCGGCTCGCTCCGGGAGATGACGACCGACCTGACCAACCTGCAGCTGGTCGGAGCCAAGAGCGGATCCCACTTGATCACCGACCCCGTGGGCGGACCGGTGCCCTCGCCCCTCAAGGCGTCCGCCGACTACCCGAAGTCGGGCGACTGCGAAGTACGCCCTGACGGCACGACGAGCCCGGCCTGCCTCTTCGGCGACACCGGGGCGAAGGGCCGTGTCGTCCTGTTCGGCGACTCGCACGCCGACGAGTGGTTCCCCGTCGCCAAGGACATCGCCCGACAGCACGACTGGGCCCTGGAAGATCTCACCAAGATGGGCTGCCCGCCTGCCCAGATGTCGGTGTTCAACCCGCAGCTCGGGCGTACGTACACGGAGTGTGACGCCTGGCGCGACAACGCGCTGAAGCGCATTGCCGCCGGACCCAAGCCGAAGATGATCATTGTCGGCTCGCTCAACATGTACGGTCCCTCACCGCAAGCCCTGGCCGACGCGTGGAAGCCGACCCTGGACGCCCTCACCGCCACCGGCGCGCCCGTGGTCTACCTCCGGGACAATCCCAAGCCGGACAAGGACATCCCGGCGTGCGTCTCGGGCGCCAATGACCCCTCGGCGTGCGACTTCCCGGCCGCGCAGGCCCTGCGCCCGGACCTGATCGCGGACCACCCGCCGAAGGGTGTCCACGTGGTCGACGTGGACGACGTGCTGTGTCCGCCCGGCACCATGTGCCCAGCCGTGAAGGACGGCGTCCTGCTCTACCGGGACGACTCGCACCTGACGAACACCGCGGCCGCGCTCCTTGCCCCGCGGATCGAGGACCAGATACGGCGCCTGCACGTCCTCAAGTAG